A genomic window from Glycine max cultivar Williams 82 chromosome 17, Glycine_max_v4.0, whole genome shotgun sequence includes:
- the LOC106796773 gene encoding LOW QUALITY PROTEIN: pentatricopeptide repeat-containing protein At3g47530 (The sequence of the model RefSeq protein was modified relative to this genomic sequence to represent the inferred CDS: inserted 2 bases in 1 codon; deleted 4 bases in 2 codons; substituted 3 bases at 3 genomic stop codons) codes for MVSYYNTMIRACSMSDSPQKGLLLYRDMRRRGIAADPLSSSFVVKSCIRLXGLYLLGGVQVHCNIFKYGHQWDTLLLTAVMDLYSXCQRGGDACKVFDEMPPRDTVAWNVMISCCIRNNRTRDALSLFDVLQNSSYKCEPDDVTCLLLLQACAHLYALEFGERIHGYMMEHGYGGALNLSNALISMYSRCGCLDKAXEVFKGTGNKNVVSWSAMISGLAMNGYGREAIESFEEMLRIGIRPDDQTLTGVLSACSYSGMVDEGMMSFFDRMSREFGVTPNVHHYGCMVDLLGHAGLLDKAXQLIMSMVEKPDSTTWRTLLGACRIHGHVTLGERVIGHLIELKAQEAGDHVLLLNIYSSAGHWEKVAEVRKLMKNKSIQTTPGCSTIELKGVVHEFVVDDVSHTRNHEIYETLDEINHQLRIAGYVVELSSELHKMDDKEKGYVLSHHSEKLAIAFGVLATPPGTTLRVANNLRICVDCFNFLKHFSGVYNGDVILRDHNRFHHFRGGCCSCSNYW; via the exons ATGGTTTCCTATTACAACACCATGATCAGGGCGTGCTCCATGAGTGATTCACCGCAAAAGGGTCTTCTTTTATATCGGGATATGAGAAGACGAGGCATTGCTGCAGACCCTTTATCTTCTTCCTTTGTTGTTAAGTCTTGTATAAGGTTATAAGGT TTGTATCTTCTTGGCGGAGTTCAGGTTCATTGCAACATCTTCAAATACGGGCACCAATGGGACACCCTTTTGCTCACTGCTGTAATGGACTTGTATTC GTGTCAGAGAGGTGGTGATGCGTGTAAGGTGTTTGATGAGATGCCTCCGAGGGACACTGTTGCTTGGAATGTGATGATCTCTTGCTGTATTCGAAATAATAGGACTCGGGATGCTTTGAGTTTGTTTGATGTTTTACAGAATTCGAGCTATAAATGTGAGCCTGATGATGTTACCTGTTTGCTTCTTCTTCAGGCTTGTGCTCATTTGTATGCCTTGGAATTTGGAGAACGGATTCATGGTTATATGATGGAGCATGGTTATGGGGGTGCTCTCAATTTATCTAATGCTCTCATATCTATGTATTCGCGGTGTGGTTGTTTAGACAAGGCTTAAGAAGTGTTTAAGGGAACGGGGAATAAAAATGTGGTTTCATGGAGTGCAATGATCTCTGGTTTGGCAATGAATGGATATGGGAGAGAAGCTATCGAATCATTTGAGGAGATGCTGAGAATTGGCATTCGGCCTGATGATCAGACACTCACGGGTGTCCTTTCTGCTTGCAGTTATTCTGGAATGGTTGATGAGGGGAT GATGTCATTTTTTGACCGTATGAGCAGAGAGTTTGGAGTAACTCCCAACGTTCATCACTATGGGTGCATGGTTGATCTCTTGGGCCATGCTGGCTTGCTTGATAAGGCTTAACAGCTTATTATGTCAATGGTGGAGAAGCCAGACTCCACAACGTGGAGGACCTTGCTTGGTGCTTGCAGAATTCATGGCCATGTTACACTTGGTGAACGAGTAATTGGACATTTGATTGAATTGAAAGCTCAAGAAGCTGGGGATCATGTTTTACTTTTGAATATTTATTCTTCAGCT GGACACTGGGAAAAGGTAGCAGAAGTgagaaaattgatgaaaaataaatcaatccAAACCACACCTGGTTGTAGCACAATTGAACTGAAAGGAGTAGTACATGAGTTTGTTGTGGACGACGTTTCACATACTAGAAACCATGAGATTTACGAGACACTGGATGAGATTAATCATCAGCTGAGGATTGCTGGCTATGTTGTTGAACTTTCATCTGAGTTACATAAGATGGATGACAAAGAAAAGGGGTATGTGCTCTCTCATCACAGTGAAAAATTGGCTATTGCTTTTGGGGTTCTTGCTACTCCACCTGGCACAACACTGAGAGTGGCTAATAATCTCCGCATATGTGTTGATTGCTTCAATTTTCTGAAACATTTTTCTGGGGTTTACAACGGTGATGTAATTCTTAGGGACCATAATCGGTTTCACCACTTCAGGGGAGGGTGCTGCTCGTGTAGCAACTATTGGTAG
- the LOC100810700 gene encoding protein RKD1, producing MESQSLMGWSSFYEIDEKPFPFTCQFSYSGNSEVYPSLDWPYGFPIQDYYLDAVPLMDYYPSDPLYETLTLATTEPTQSVQDYDFYDIKKGLSGWNEVDAVFDSQKVFLFGNNEESGGIEKQMMEEDGKVNNQGREERINNSSCRTLSRKTISQYFYMPISQAATELNVGITLLKKRCREVGIRRWPHRKLMSLQTLINNVQELGKEEGGESEEKLRSAIEILEREKKVLEEMPDTELEDTTKRLRQACFKANYKKRKLTVTGRRKEPRSSSSSSLH from the exons ATGGAGTCTCAGTCACTCATGGGTTGGAGCTCTTTCTACGAAATAGATGAAAAACCATTTCCATTTACGTGCCAATTTTCTTACAG CGGAAACAGTGAAGTGTATCCCTCACTGGATTGGCCTTACGGTTTTCCCATACAAGACTACTATCTTGATGCTGTTCCTCTTATGGATTATTACCCTTCAGATCCATTATATGAAACATTAACACTCGCTACTACTGAACCAACACAAAGCGTGCAAG ACTATGACTTTTATGACATTAAAAAGGGTTTATCTGGCTGGAACGAAGTTGATGCTGTGTTTGATTCACAAAAAGTATTTTTGTTTGGCAACAACGAAGAAAGTGGTGGGATCGAGAAGCAAATGATGGAAGAAGATGGAAAAGTGAACAACCaagggagagaagagagaatcaACAATAGCAGTTGCAGAACGTTATCAAGGAAGACCATATCTCAGTACTTCTACATGCCAATATCACAAGCAGCCACAGAACTCAATGTGGGCATAACACTTCTGAAGAAAAGGTGCAGAGAGGTGGGTATTCGAAGGTGGCCCCACAGGAAGCTCATGAGCTTGCAAACTCTGATAAACAACGTGCAG GAGCTAGGGAAAGAGGAGGGGGGAGAGAGTGAAGAGAAGTTAAGAAGTGCGATTGAGATATTGGAGAGGGAAAAGAAGGTATTGGAGGAAATGCCAGATACTGAACTCGAAGACACTACAAAGAGGCTTAGACAAGCGTGTTTCAAGGCCAACTACAAGAAGAGGAAGCTCACAGTCACAGGGCGGAGGAAGGAACCacgctcttcttcttcttcttctttgcatTGA
- the LOC100814078 gene encoding malate dehydrogenase, chloroplastic-like encodes MAAAPAATFAIGTTGSLGQRGSSLPQSKSFGLKFNSLNHLKSFCGLKAMSSVRCESESSFFGNKTGAALRASFASKAQKENNHNSQPQASYKVAVLGAAGGIGQPLSLLIKMSPLVSNLHLYDIANVKGVAADISHCNTPSQVRDFTGASELPNCLKDVNVVVIPAGVPRKPGMTRDDLFNINAGIVRDLVSAVADYCPDAFVQIISNPVNSTVPIAAEVLKQKGVYDPKKLFGVTTLDVVRANTFVAQRKNLKLIDVDVPVVGGHAGITILPLLSKTRPSASFTDEEIDELTVRIQNAGTEVVEAKAGTGSATLSMAYAAARFVESSLRALDGDGDVYECSFVESNLTDLPFFASRVKLGRTGVEALIPSDLQGLTDYEQKALEALKPELKASIEKGIAFAQKQTVAA; translated from the coding sequence ATGGCAGCAGCACCAGCAGCTACCTTCGCTATTGGAACCACCGGTTCCCTCGGCCAAAGAGGAAGCTCGCTTCCTCAATCAAAGTCCTTTGGGTTGAAATTCAACTCTCTGAATCATTTGAAGAGCTTCTGTGGCCTCAAGGCCATGTCATCCGTGAGATGTGAGTCGGAATCCTCCTTCTTCGGTAACAAAACCGGTGCTGCTCTACGGGCGTCTTTTGCATCCAAAGCTCAAAAGGAAAACAACCACAACTCGCAGCCTCAGGCTTCGTACAAAGTTGCGGTTCTTGGTGCTGCTGGAGGGATAGGTCAGCCGCTCTCGCTTCTCATCAAGATGTCGCCTTTAGTTTCCAACCTGCATCTCTATGATATTGCGAATGTCAAGGGAGTTGCTGCTGATATCAGTCACTGCAACACACCCTCACAGGTCAGGGATTTCACTGGAGCTTCTGAGTTGCCGAATTGTTTGAAGGATGTGAATGTTGTTGTCATACCCGCCGGTGTTCCAAGGAAGCCTGGCATGACTCGTGACGACCTTTTCAACATCAATGCTGGCATTGTCAGGGACTTGGTTTCTGCTGTTGCGGATTACTGCCCTGATGCTTTTGTTCAAATTATCAGTAACCCTGTGAACTCTACCGTGCCTATTGCCGCAGAAGTTTTGAAACAGAAGGGTGTGTATGATCCTAAGAAGCTCTTTGGGGTTACCACACTGGATGTTGTGCGGGCAAACACGTTTGTTGCTCAGAGGAAGAACCTGAAGCTGATTGACGTTGATGTCCCAGTTGTTGGTGGCCATGCCGGGATTACCATTCTTCCTCTGTTGTCAAAGACAAGACCCTCGGCGAGTTTCACTGATGAAGAAATTGATGAGTTGACTGTCAGGATTCAAAACGCTGGAACTGAAGTTGTTGAAGCAAAGGCAGGCACAGGGTCTGCTACCTTGTCGATGGCATATGCTGCTGCTAGATTTGTTGAATCGTCTCTTCGCGCACTTGATGGAGATGGGGATGTGTATGAGTGCTCATTTGTGGAATCAAACTTGACTGACCTTCCATTCTTTGCTTCAAGGGTGAAACTTGGTAGGACAGGAGTTGAGGCTTTAATTCCATCTGACCTCCAAGGGTTGACTGACTATGAGCAGAAGGCTTTGGAAGCACTTAAGCCTGAACTCAAGGCCAGCATAGAGAAGGGGATTGCTTTTGCTCAGAAGCAAACTGTTGCTGCTTAA
- the LOC100809635 gene encoding probable arabinosyltransferase ARAD1, giving the protein MSDKNMVPSRFIFCVIVIAVFLLVLSSFFLIHLSNHSFIPRSVSELVLVNNTSLDFKPNFKREQVQPQSCQFSNSSHKPSSPRQQRKIPCDPTNALLRVFMYDLPPEFHFGLLDWKGNVNQTWPNVNNPKHIPPYPGGLNLQHSVEYWLTLDLLSSNIAENFRPCTAIRVQNSRQADVVFVPFFSSLSYNRHSKIHGKEKVSVNRMLQQRLVQLLMEREEWKRSGGRDHVIVAHHPNSILRARRKLGSAMLVLADFGRYPSQLANIKKDIIAPYRHLVSTVPRAESASYEERSTLLYFQGAIYRKDGGAIRQKLYYLLKDEKDVHFAFGSIRKNGINQASQGMALSKFCLNVAGDTPSSNRLFDAIVSHCVPVIISDEIELPFEDVLDYSEFGLFVHASDAVRKGYLLNLLRSIKPEKWTQMWERLKDITQHFEYQYPSQPGDAVNMIWEEVAHKISSLQFNLHRKNRYQRP; this is encoded by the exons ATGTCAGACAAGAACATGGTTCCCTCAAGATTTATATTTTGTGTAATTGTCATTGCTGTGTTCCTTTTGGTGCTGTCTTCCTTTTTCCTCATCCACTTGAGCAATCACTCATTCATTCCTAGATCAGTTTCGGAACTTGTTCTTGTTAACAACACATCCCTTGATTTCAAACCCAATTTCAAGAGGGAACAAGTTCAACCACAAAGCTGTCAATTTTCCAATTCTAGCCACAAACCAAGTTCCCCAAGACAGCAGAGGAAGATACCATGCGATCCAACCAATGCTCTCTTAAGGGTGTTCATGTATGACTTGCCTCCAGAGTTTCACTTTGGGCTATTGGATTGGAAAGGGAATGTGAACCAAACATGGCCTAATGTGAATAACCCAAAACACATTCCACCTTATCCAGGTGGCCTTAATTTGCAGCATAGTGTGGAATACTGGCTCACCCTTGATCTTCTGTCCTCAAACATCGCGGAAAATTTTCGGCCTTGCACTGCAATTAGAGTGCAGAATTCGAGACAAGCAGATGTGGTTTTTGTGCCATTTTTCTCATCTTTGAGTTACAACCGGCATTCCAAAATCCATGGGAAGGAAAAAGTTAGTGTTAACAGAATGTTGCAACAGAGATTGGTACAGTTACTAATGGAGAGGGAAGAATGGAAACGTTCTGGAGGGAGGGATCATGTGATTGTGGCACACCATCCTAACAGCATTCTGCGTGCAAGAAGAAAGTTGGGCTCTGCCATGCTTGTGCTTGCAGATTTTGGAAGATACCCTTCTCAATTAGcaaacattaagaaggatataaTTGCTCCATATAGACATCTAGTAAGTACTGTACCAAGAGCTGAGTCAGCTTCATATGAGGAACGTTCTACACTTCTATATTTCCAGGGGGCAATATATAGGAAAGAT GGAGGAGCTATTCGCCAAAAGCTATATTACCTCCTGAAAGATGAGAAAGATGTGCATTTTGCATTTGGAAGCATCAGAAAAAATGGGATTAATCAAGCAAGCCAAGGCATGGCCTTATCCAAATTTTGCCTTAACGTTGCTGGAGATACCCCATCCTCGAATCGCCTCTTTGATGCCATTGTGAGCCACTGTGTTCCTGTGATCATTAGTGACGAAATTGAGCTACcatttgaagatgttttggaCTACTCAGAATTCGGCTTGTTTGTCCATGCCTCGGATGCTGTAAGGAAAGGCTACCTGCTCAATCTCCTTCGTTCAATCAAGCCAGAGAAATGGACCCAGATGTGGGAAAGGCTAAAGGATATTACACAGCACTTTGAGTATCAATATCCAAGCCAGCCTGGGGATGCAGTGAATATGATTTGGGAGGAAGTTGCACATAAGATATCTTCATTACAATTCAATTTGCACAGGAAAAACAGATACCAGAGACCTTAG
- the LOC100812995 gene encoding mini zinc finger protein translates to MKKRQVVVKRDYATSSPAVGNIRYGECQKNHAANTGGYAVDGCREFMASACEGTNAALTCAACGCHRNFHKREVLHGVN, encoded by the coding sequence ATGAAAAAGAGGCAGGTGGTGGTGAAACGAGATTACGCCACGTCATCACCAGCGGTGGGGAATATTCGATACGGGGAGTGCCAGAAGAATCATGCGGCGAATACGGGAGGTTATGCTGTGGATGGCTGCAGGGAATTCATGGCCAGTGCCTGTGAAGGAACAAATGCGGCGCTTACGTGTGCGGCTTGCGGCTGCCACAGGAACTTTCACAAGAGGGAAGTACTGCACGGCGTAAACTGA
- the LOC100810172 gene encoding protein EMBRYO DEFECTIVE 514 produces MAEATASEPEIVEPTTMAAADTAFDGVDSNQKRTRVDSDDEEDGVSKKRKVDEEEKEPSGPVKLGFKSFASSLEMFDYFYNLLHAWPPFQNLNQYEHMMLLELLKNGHTEPDTKIGGGICVFQVRKHPMWKSRCFFLVREGESVDDFSFHKCVDHILPLPEEMQVKPDANMALGGGKKHYRGKSGGGGTSGHGHGKKGGSKHFMCFMI; encoded by the exons ATGGCGGAAGCCACTGCATCGGAACCGGAAATCGTCGAGCCCACCACCATGGCCGCCGCAGACACGGCTTTCGACGGCGTTGACTCAAATCAGAAGCGCACTAGAGTGGACAGCGATGACGAAGAAGACGGTGTTTCGAAGAAGCGGAAGgtggatgaagaagaaaaggaaccTTCAGGTCCCGTGAAATTGGGTTTCAAAAGCTTCGCCTCTTCCCTGGAAATGTTCGATTACTTCTACAATCTCCTTCATGCTTGGCCCCCTTTTCAAAATCTTAACCAG TATGAGCATATGATGCTGCTGGAATTGCTTAAGAACGGCCATACGGAACCTGATACTAAGATTGGAGGAGGAATCTGTGTTTTTCAAGTCCGCAAGCATCCTATGTGGAAAAGTAGGTGCTTCTTCCTCGTCAGGGAGGGTGAATCTGTTGATGATTTTAGCTTCCATAAATGTGTGGATCATATTCTTCCCTTGCCAGAAGAGATGCAAGTGAAACCTGATGCTAACATGGCATTAGGAGgaggaaaaaaacattatagaggaaagagtggtggtggtggaacaAGTGGGCATGGCCATGGGAAAAAAGGAGGATCCAAACATTTTATGTGTTTTATGATCTAA